The Populus trichocarpa isolate Nisqually-1 chromosome 2, P.trichocarpa_v4.1, whole genome shotgun sequence genome has a window encoding:
- the LOC7479983 gene encoding protein LATE FLOWERING produces MESNQHDEDSKSSSDEEEITDRSDQDTGTGRSYECVFCKRGFTTAQALGGHMNIHRKDRAKSRPSSVPSLSSKVDEDYASFQGYPPIQSYPPHYPTPHEVHINYQTFFPASTTWGIGSPYAQQHNGDFYVQSPHHLYPFGDDWRRSLSLQTGPSHVDDNTKEKIEDGIGADDELDLELRLGHDP; encoded by the coding sequence ATGGAATCAAACCAACATGATGAAGACTCGAAGAGCTCAAGTGACGAAGAGGAAATTACCGACCGATCCGATCAAGATACGGGCACCGGCCGGTCCTATGAGTGTGTTTTTTGCAAGAGAGGATTCACTACAGCACAGGCTTTGGGAGGACATATGAATATTCATAGGAAAGATAGGGCCAAGTCAAGGCCTAGCTCAGTTCCTTCACTTTCAAGCAAAGTTGATGAGGATTATGCAAGTTTTCAAGGCTATCCTCCAATTCAAAGCTACCCACCTCACTACCCTACGCCTCATGAGGTACATATAAATTACCAAACGTTTTTTCCGGCATCGACAACATGGGGTATAGGATCCCCATATGCACAGCAACACAATGGTGATTTCTATGTGCAAAGTCCACATCATTTGTATCCATTCGGAGACGATTGGAGAAGGAGTCTAAGCCTGCAAACCGGTCCATCCCATGTGGATGATAAtaccaaagaaaaaatagaagacgGCATTGGAGCAGATGATGAATTGGATTTGGAGCTTAGACTTGGTCACGATCCATAA